Genomic window (Aquimarina sp. BL5):
GCCTGCAAAATGTATATGGTGCCATGAAACTAGCATACAACCCATATTTAGAAAACAAAAAGATCACGATGGATATCTTACTTTTCAAAAATTACAAGATACTCTAGACTATTACAATAAACAACTTAGATCTTATCAAGACAGTATATGGCAGGATAAGGAAATAAGAAATAAAAGATTACATACCGAAATGGAAATATCTTACATAGCATTTATGGAGCCTTCTGCAGAACACTTATCTAATGAATGGGGAATTACTATTGAAGAAGTAAAAACAAAATTACATAACCTTAAAACACATAGACATCATGAATTTGATTTCTTGGGTGATTTATATCATAGAAGGGAGATAGATGCTTTAGCACCTTGGAAAACGCTAGAGGTCCCAGAAAATATTAGAGAAGAATCAACTAACGAGATCAATCATATAAACTAGCATGCTCAACTCAAAAAAAATAGTAGCTATTCTTCCTGTATATAATGCAGAAAAAATACTACCGAAGAACTGTAATGAAATTCCCTTTGATATTATAGACGGTTCTATTTTTGATAATAAGATGTTAGCACAACTTTTCTTTCAAAATCTTCTTTTAGAAGATGTTTTATATCTTACTAAATACCTTAAAGAAGTCTTTTCCATAAACTTTAAAAAGAACGTTATATATGGATTTGATTTGAGCAGAGTCTCCATTACATATTTTTCGCTTCAAAATAGAATAATAAAATCTAATTTATTAAAATAATGGGGGTTTTAGACAAACATAAATTCTGGATTTATATACTACCATTTATAATATTTGGTATCTATTATTTAGTTAGGTCCTTCTGGTTCTTACCACACGATTTTGCAAACTATTATTTTGGAGCTTATTTTCTCGATCGTGGACTTTTCCCAACAATCATATACGATCCAATTTGGTTCAATCAAAATATATTCGAAATTCAAAAAGATGTTTTTGCTAGTTATGCCCCAAACACTCCTTTTCTTGCGATGTTCTTCTGGCCTTTTACTTTATTAAGCTTTAGCGCAGCTAAACTTGTTTTTAATATTATAAGTCTTTTTTTATTTATTTATGCTTTAAGGAATTTATTCAATGAATATAAAATACCATATATCCATTACATTACTATTCTTTTACTGTTTTTTTTCCCTATTAAAAACAATATCCTATTTGGTCAAGTGTATTTATTACTTTTCTTTTTAATTTCTGAAGGATTTTTAGCTTACAAAAGAAATAACTATTTTAAAATGGGAAGTTTTTGGGGACTGGCCATTCTTTTAAAAGTCTTTCCGATCATCCTTTTTGCTTTCTTACTCTTTAGAAAAAAGGTTAAAGGATTAATCATTCTTTCATGTTGTTCTCTTATATTTTTAGGAATTTCCATCTATGTAAATGGTATAGATTCTTGGACTTTTTTCTTCGAAAACATATTAGCAAAAGCGAATAAAGGAGAAATATCTGGAGAGTTCATTAAAAGCTATCAATCCATTTTAATGTTTTTAAAACATGTCTTCATTTCGCACCAAATAAAAAATCCATTCCCACTAATTGATAATTCTTACTACTATCACTTTTTTCTTTTATTATCTAAAATTATCCTAGTAGGATATGGACTATACTTTAGTTACAAAAAAAACTATCCTATACAAGCATTTTCTTATTGGATATTAGCTACTTACCTATTATCTCCTTATGGAAGTAATTATAATAGTGTTTTATTGATATTTATAGTAATAAGCGTACTTTCCAATACTTTTGATTTCAAAAACAAAGGTAAAGTTGGCATCCTTTTCTTACTATTTCTAGTAAGTAACCTTCCTATAAACTATTTTTTCGACTTTCCTTTACCCCTATCTTTTTTTAAACTATTTCTATTTATAAGTTTATGGTTGATTCTAATATTAAAGCAGCATACATCGTATAAATCCCATGTAGCTATAGTAAGCTTTGGCATTATTTTAAGTTTACTCGTTACCTCTTTATCACAAGAAAAATCTGCAATACAATCTAAAGGTATTATTGCATTTAAAAACCATCAAGAATCTATTATTTATGATTATACCATCAAAAATGGATTTCTGGTTTATAAATATTGGTCAGACAAAGGAAGCCAAACAAGAATAACAAACTACAAAATAACATCAATCAATTATGATGATATTTATTTAAAAGATAATAATGTGTTTTATTTAGATAAACAAATAACAGATGACACAACTAATAAGCTGAAACCAGCTATTGTAAATGGAAATACATTAATTTATCTTTCAGATTATCAAAGAGGATTTGGTTTTTATAATTTTCAGAAAGTAATGATCAATAATTAAATAATGAATATGTTGAGTTTTTATAAAATTTTGATCAGAATTAAAGGAGTACTTCCTAAAGGATACGAAAAAATCTCTGTGCGATTTTTTATGCTTTCATTTATCCTTCTAGTTTTGGATATTTTTTCTGTCTTTCTCCTAATACCATTAATAATTTTCTTGTTAGATAAAGATAGCTCTTTTGACTTTTTGCCTTTTGAAATCCTAGGAAAAAACAGATTATTACTTGCTGGTATAGTGATCGCATTCTTTTTGATAAAAAATTACGTCGCTATCCTAATAAATAAGTTCCAAACAAAAACAGCCTACGACTTAGGGGCTGCCTATTCTCTATCACTTTCAAAGCATTATATACTAGGGAATTACAACATCTTTAAGCAACAAAAAAAATCTACTATTATAAAAGATATCATTTTTGTAGCTAATGACTTCGTTGGAAATGTTCTATTATCTGTAAATACAATTATCTCGGAAATAGCATTATTACTAATTCTTGGTAT
Coding sequences:
- a CDS encoding glycosyltransferase family 87 protein, with the protein product MGVLDKHKFWIYILPFIIFGIYYLVRSFWFLPHDFANYYFGAYFLDRGLFPTIIYDPIWFNQNIFEIQKDVFASYAPNTPFLAMFFWPFTLLSFSAAKLVFNIISLFLFIYALRNLFNEYKIPYIHYITILLLFFFPIKNNILFGQVYLLLFFLISEGFLAYKRNNYFKMGSFWGLAILLKVFPIILFAFLLFRKKVKGLIILSCCSLIFLGISIYVNGIDSWTFFFENILAKANKGEISGEFIKSYQSILMFLKHVFISHQIKNPFPLIDNSYYYHFFLLLSKIILVGYGLYFSYKKNYPIQAFSYWILATYLLSPYGSNYNSVLLIFIVISVLSNTFDFKNKGKVGILFLLFLVSNLPINYFFDFPLPLSFFKLFLFISLWLILILKQHTSYKSHVAIVSFGIILSLLVTSLSQEKSAIQSKGIIAFKNHQESIIYDYTIKNGFLVYKYWSDKGSQTRITNYKITSINYDDIYLKDNNVFYLDKQITDDTTNKLKPAIVNGNTLIYLSDYQRGFGFYNFQKVMINN